From one Pseudomonas sp. S35 genomic stretch:
- the hpaA gene encoding 4-hydroxyphenylacetate catabolism regulatory protein HpaA yields MSDRQPIPNINIGQVYDQRYSDAQVHYDRLANLAGFFGRNMPVHRHDRFFQVHYVKSGTVRVYLDDLQYVEGGPMFFLTPPTVPHSFVTEADSDGHVLTVRQQLVWQLIDADPSLAPAGAQLPAACVALAQLGPHDASEIRRLDFLFEALSEEVDAQRPGHTAALESLTRLIMISLLRLCSHSLKATPARHEDLRIFHRFNELIEAHYQQHWPLSRYAQGIGVTEARLNDVCRRIADLPSKRLILERLMQEAKRLLMFTGSSANEICYQLGFKDPAYFSRFFQRYAQLTPGEYRQRQLGLR; encoded by the coding sequence ATGAGCGACCGACAACCCATCCCGAACATCAACATTGGCCAGGTGTATGACCAGCGCTACAGCGACGCGCAGGTCCATTACGACCGGTTGGCCAACCTGGCGGGTTTTTTCGGGCGCAATATGCCGGTGCACCGGCATGACCGGTTCTTCCAGGTTCACTACGTCAAAAGCGGCACGGTGCGGGTGTATCTGGACGACCTGCAGTACGTCGAGGGGGGGCCGATGTTCTTTCTCACGCCGCCCACCGTGCCGCATTCCTTTGTGACCGAGGCCGACAGCGACGGGCATGTGTTGACGGTGCGCCAGCAACTGGTCTGGCAACTGATCGATGCCGACCCCAGCCTGGCGCCGGCCGGTGCGCAACTGCCGGCCGCGTGTGTCGCGCTGGCGCAGTTGGGGCCGCATGACGCGAGTGAAATCCGCCGTCTGGATTTTCTGTTCGAGGCCCTCAGCGAAGAGGTCGACGCCCAGCGCCCAGGGCACACTGCGGCGCTGGAGAGCCTGACGCGCTTGATCATGATCAGCCTGTTGCGGTTGTGCTCGCACTCGCTGAAGGCCACGCCTGCGCGGCACGAAGACTTGAGGATCTTCCACCGTTTCAACGAGCTGATTGAAGCGCACTACCAGCAGCACTGGCCGTTGTCCCGCTATGCGCAAGGCATCGGGGTGACCGAGGCGCGGCTCAACGATGTGTGCCGGCGCATCGCCGACCTGCCGTCCAAACGCCTGATCCTGGAGCGCTTGATGCAAGAGGCCAAGCGCCTGCTGATGTTCACCGGCAGCTCCGCCAACGAGATCTGCTACCAGCTCGGGTTCAAGGACCCGGCTTATTTCAGCCGGTTTTTCCAGCGCTACGCACAGCTCACTCCGGGGGAGTACCGCCAGCGACAACTGGGCTTGCGTTAA
- the hpaR gene encoding homoprotocatechuate degradation operon regulator HpaR — translation MANPRPSLTLTLLQAREAAMAFFRPALNQHELTEQQWRVIRILRQQGELESHQLAQQACILKPSMTGVLSRLERDGLVRRHKSSQDQRRVFVALTERGQQCFVSMSDGMESNYQKIEAQFGAEKMEQLLGLLNELKNIKP, via the coding sequence ATGGCCAACCCTCGACCTTCGCTGACCCTGACCTTGCTGCAAGCCCGTGAAGCCGCGATGGCTTTTTTCCGGCCCGCCCTGAACCAGCATGAGCTGACCGAACAGCAGTGGCGGGTGATTCGCATCCTGCGCCAGCAGGGTGAGCTCGAAAGCCATCAACTCGCCCAGCAGGCATGCATCCTCAAGCCGAGCATGACCGGGGTGTTGAGCCGCCTGGAACGCGATGGCCTGGTGCGTCGACACAAGTCCAGCCAGGATCAGCGGCGGGTCTTCGTCGCCCTTACCGAGCGTGGTCAACAGTGCTTTGTCTCCATGAGTGACGGCATGGAAAGCAACTACCAGAAAATCGAGGCGCAGTTTGGCGCCGAAAAAATGGAGCAACTGCTGGGCTTGCTCAACGAGCTGAAAAATATAAAACCTTGA
- a CDS encoding helix-turn-helix domain-containing protein, whose translation MNNNNGLMPEAPVVVHSAPPLQRFLTSDIDEHARNMHGWQVRYDQLSAGAFEGELVAFSSDWMQLARDRSNQAMIKSGMAWKGAITFSIPLSADGPVYCSGHPIHEPSLLVAHGENLPELHTPQHLDLLSVAIEEHALEHVLERQGSEFRITDLPKCYRLGNSSVQPELAALFAELSACDQARDALLGHDSIRRGIRDAVMVHVLELIAPDQAPPLNPTARKRMVDRAREYALSHLDEPLSILDLCNHIGASRRKLQYCFQETLGINPVAYLRALRLNAVRRELRMSHPSQGVQDVAARWGFWHLSRFSGDYRTLFGETPSQTLRRTQLC comes from the coding sequence ATGAACAACAATAATGGGCTGATGCCCGAGGCTCCGGTGGTTGTCCACTCGGCGCCACCCCTCCAGCGTTTTCTGACCAGCGACATCGATGAGCACGCCCGCAATATGCATGGCTGGCAGGTTCGCTACGATCAATTGTCTGCGGGGGCCTTTGAAGGGGAATTGGTGGCGTTCAGTTCGGACTGGATGCAACTGGCCCGCGACCGCTCTAACCAGGCCATGATAAAAAGTGGTATGGCCTGGAAAGGTGCAATCACCTTCAGCATTCCGTTGAGTGCCGATGGCCCGGTGTATTGCTCAGGGCATCCGATCCACGAGCCGAGCCTGTTGGTTGCCCACGGTGAAAATCTGCCCGAGTTGCACACGCCCCAGCATCTGGATCTGCTGAGCGTGGCCATTGAAGAGCACGCGCTGGAGCATGTGCTGGAGCGTCAGGGCAGTGAATTTCGAATTACCGATCTTCCCAAGTGTTACCGCTTGGGTAACTCGTCTGTGCAGCCTGAACTCGCGGCGTTGTTCGCAGAGCTGTCAGCCTGCGACCAGGCGCGGGATGCGCTGCTTGGGCACGACTCGATCCGGCGTGGCATACGGGATGCGGTGATGGTGCACGTGCTGGAGTTGATTGCACCGGACCAGGCACCCCCGCTCAACCCCACTGCCCGCAAACGAATGGTCGACCGCGCGCGGGAATACGCGCTGAGTCATCTCGACGAGCCGTTGTCGATCCTTGATCTGTGCAACCACATCGGCGCCAGCCGGCGCAAACTCCAATACTGTTTCCAGGAAACCCTGGGGATCAACCCTGTGGCTTATTTACGTGCATTGCGCCTCAATGCAGTGCGCCGTGAACTGCGAATGAGCCACCCATCCCAGGGTGTACAGGATGTGGCCGCACGCTGGGGCTTCTGGCATTTGAGCCGGTTCTCCGGAGACTACCGGACCCTGTTTGGCGAAACCCCCTCGCAGACGCTGCGCCGCACGCAACTCTGCTGA
- a CDS encoding transporter produces the protein MIHNNKAGAARTTLFTLGLLGCCASVQATENGAPTTAVGVYDFGAGMMPPATPFGTVGLRTAFYSANVQKDRNGRSIDNHFSLDVLSIGVAYMRMTDHTVLGANYGFGVVVPFFKMDASVKVPTPVGPLSLEADPFRMADMQFLPVILQWNLSPNLFINTQLQIQAPTGDYDKNRLISPGLNHWTFSPIVNATYLSDSGFEVSSSFEVDVNTRNPATDYKNGVEYRHEFAVGQHVGPWTLGLGGYYYRQFSDDDAPGLQSGNRARVLAVGPAVSYFKPGLPPVWLHAYKETDARNRAEGYTVALRISQSF, from the coding sequence ATGATTCATAACAATAAAGCCGGCGCCGCACGCACGACGCTGTTCACCCTGGGGCTGCTCGGTTGCTGCGCCAGCGTCCAGGCCACCGAAAACGGCGCGCCGACCACTGCCGTCGGTGTGTATGACTTCGGCGCAGGGATGATGCCACCGGCAACGCCATTCGGCACGGTGGGGCTGCGCACGGCCTTCTACTCGGCCAACGTGCAGAAGGATCGCAACGGCCGCTCGATCGACAACCATTTCTCGCTGGATGTCTTGTCGATTGGCGTCGCCTACATGCGCATGACCGATCACACCGTACTGGGCGCCAACTATGGGTTTGGCGTGGTGGTGCCGTTTTTCAAGATGGACGCTTCCGTCAAGGTGCCGACGCCGGTCGGGCCGCTGAGCCTGGAGGCCGATCCGTTCAGGATGGCCGACATGCAATTTCTGCCGGTGATCCTGCAATGGAACCTCTCGCCGAACCTGTTCATCAACACGCAATTGCAGATCCAGGCGCCGACCGGTGACTACGACAAGAATCGTCTGATTTCCCCTGGCCTCAATCACTGGACGTTCTCGCCGATCGTCAACGCCACCTACCTCTCCGACAGTGGCTTCGAGGTTTCCTCAAGCTTTGAAGTCGACGTCAACACCCGTAACCCCGCCACCGATTACAAAAACGGTGTGGAGTACCGGCATGAGTTTGCCGTGGGCCAGCACGTGGGGCCGTGGACGCTGGGCCTGGGCGGTTACTACTACCGACAGTTCAGCGATGACGATGCGCCAGGGTTGCAGTCGGGCAATCGGGCGCGGGTGCTGGCGGTGGGGCCTGCGGTGAGTTACTTCAAGCCCGGCTTGCCTCCGGTCTGGCTGCACGCCTACAAGGAAACCGATGCCCGCAACCGTGCTGAGGGTTACACCGTGGCGCTGCGTATTTCTCAAAGCTTTTAA
- a CDS encoding MFS transporter, giving the protein MNPSRSECAPPRQATGRREGLVLMLGSSLTIMGAVMVAPILPKLGATFGPLEPRADLLVPLAVTGPALAIALCAPLAGWLADRVGRKALLVIATLLYAVLGALPALLDNLQSIVGVRLLFGCAEAAVMTCCATLIADYWHGEERLRYINRQVVTVGLVGSLFFVVGGALGEHSWRLPFLLYLLPLLLVPLMMKVLWEPDTRPQSLDEPEQGRVAVVPLVLGYLLILSGMVLSFIVPIQAPILLVGLGVTSSTLIGLSAGLGLLATLGGSLAWPLLRRRIGIVGCNALLLTLLGLGLWLLMRGQSYNAVLVAVLIHGLGAGLLVPNVMAPVMNALSARTRGRGLGGFTSCLYFGQFVSPLVVALLGVYAGDLRTSIQWLALASFASAAIWALAGLYARRKTVPGAFGSSHS; this is encoded by the coding sequence ATGAATCCATCACGTTCTGAATGCGCACCACCGCGGCAAGCCACCGGGCGCCGTGAAGGGTTGGTGCTGATGCTCGGCAGCAGCCTGACCATCATGGGCGCGGTCATGGTTGCGCCGATCCTGCCCAAGCTTGGTGCCACGTTTGGCCCGCTGGAGCCTCGCGCCGACTTGCTGGTGCCCCTGGCGGTTACTGGGCCGGCATTGGCGATTGCCCTGTGCGCGCCGTTGGCCGGATGGTTGGCCGACCGGGTGGGGCGCAAGGCGTTGCTGGTCATCGCGACCTTGCTGTATGCGGTGCTCGGCGCCTTGCCGGCACTGTTGGATAACTTGCAGTCCATCGTCGGTGTTCGCCTGTTGTTCGGCTGCGCCGAAGCCGCTGTGATGACCTGCTGCGCCACGCTGATTGCCGACTATTGGCACGGTGAGGAACGCTTGCGCTACATCAATCGGCAGGTCGTCACCGTCGGCCTGGTGGGCTCGCTGTTCTTTGTAGTGGGCGGCGCGCTGGGCGAGCATTCCTGGCGTCTGCCGTTCCTGCTGTACCTGCTGCCATTGTTGCTGGTGCCACTGATGATGAAGGTGCTGTGGGAGCCGGATACCCGCCCGCAATCCCTCGACGAACCCGAGCAGGGCAGGGTAGCCGTGGTGCCGTTGGTGCTGGGTTACCTGCTGATCCTCAGCGGGATGGTCCTGAGTTTTATCGTGCCGATCCAGGCACCGATTCTGCTGGTCGGCCTGGGCGTGACCTCCAGCACGTTGATCGGGCTGTCGGCGGGGTTGGGTTTGCTGGCGACCCTGGGCGGTTCGCTGGCCTGGCCATTGCTGCGTCGACGCATCGGTATCGTCGGTTGCAATGCGTTATTGCTGACCCTGCTCGGGTTGGGGCTGTGGTTGCTGATGCGCGGGCAAAGCTACAACGCGGTGCTGGTGGCGGTGCTGATTCACGGCCTGGGCGCCGGGCTGTTGGTGCCCAACGTGATGGCGCCGGTCATGAATGCCTTGAGTGCCCGGACACGTGGGCGCGGCCTGGGCGGGTTCACGTCTTGCCTGTATTTCGGCCAATTTGTCAGCCCGCTGGTGGTGGCGCTGCTGGGTGTCTACGCCGGTGACCTGCGCACCTCTATCCAGTGGCTGGCGCTGGCCAGCTTTGCCTCGGCAGCGATCTGGGCGCTGGCAGGCCTGTACGCCCGCCGCAAAACGGTTCCCGGTGCCTTCGGGTCAAGTCATTCGTAA
- a CDS encoding amidase family protein, producing MDIQNLLDREDATGLAEWVRRGEVHPGELLEAVIDRIERVEPQLNAVAERLYESARETARTLPPGQGVFAGVPTLIKDLFSPVNGAAMTNGSQALGGFRADFEAELVTRLRRAGCVIAGTSTSPEFGTSYSTESTRFGATRNPWSTGHSAGGSSGGAAALVAARVVPFAHGNDGGGSLRVPASCCGVFGLKPSRGLLPSGPMVGEGWAGMGTPHGITLSVRDSAALLDATAGIDLGAPYAAPMQAQPYVSALQRDPRPLRIALVEQLGPWPTSSEALASVQEAARLCQSLGHRVEPVNLPVALPAFLDQVFTIIGASTRHYLDVLGQMRGFAVQPEELEARTRIILRSKGHVSGAQYAGAVEWIHGLGRQLAVFMQDYDLILTPTLAREPAPIGELDLQDDRLSLDELIERFHSYSPFTALFNASGQPAMSVPLHWSAAGLPMGAHFAGRFGEESTLLALAAQLERAQPWRGRVPPVNACRLSAQGL from the coding sequence ATGGACATCCAGAATTTGTTGGACCGCGAGGACGCTACCGGGCTGGCCGAATGGGTCCGCCGTGGCGAAGTACACCCCGGCGAGTTGCTTGAAGCGGTGATTGATCGGATTGAACGGGTCGAGCCGCAGCTCAATGCGGTGGCCGAGCGTCTGTACGAGTCAGCCCGTGAAACTGCCCGCACATTGCCGCCCGGCCAAGGCGTGTTCGCTGGCGTACCGACTTTGATCAAGGACTTGTTTTCGCCGGTCAACGGCGCGGCAATGACCAACGGTTCCCAGGCGCTGGGAGGGTTTCGCGCAGATTTTGAAGCCGAACTGGTGACCCGCCTGCGCCGTGCCGGTTGCGTGATTGCAGGCACCAGCACCTCGCCCGAATTCGGCACGTCGTACTCCACCGAATCCACGCGTTTTGGCGCTACGCGCAACCCCTGGAGCACCGGCCACAGTGCGGGCGGCTCCAGCGGCGGCGCGGCCGCCTTGGTGGCGGCGCGTGTCGTGCCGTTTGCCCACGGCAACGATGGCGGCGGCTCCTTGCGTGTGCCGGCGTCCTGCTGCGGGGTGTTTGGCCTCAAGCCGAGTCGCGGGTTGCTGCCATCCGGGCCGATGGTCGGCGAAGGCTGGGCCGGCATGGGCACGCCCCATGGGATCACCTTGTCGGTGCGTGACAGTGCCGCCTTGCTGGATGCTACGGCGGGTATCGACCTCGGCGCACCCTATGCCGCACCGATGCAGGCGCAGCCCTATGTTTCGGCGTTGCAGCGCGACCCACGACCGCTGCGTATCGCGCTGGTGGAGCAACTCGGACCGTGGCCGACCTCCAGCGAAGCGCTGGCGTCGGTGCAGGAGGCTGCCCGGTTGTGCCAATCCCTGGGCCATCGGGTTGAGCCGGTGAATCTGCCGGTGGCACTGCCGGCATTTCTCGACCAGGTCTTCACCATCATTGGCGCCAGTACGCGTCACTATCTCGACGTGCTGGGCCAGATGCGCGGTTTTGCGGTACAGCCCGAAGAGCTCGAGGCGCGCACCCGGATTATTTTGCGCAGCAAGGGCCATGTCAGCGGGGCTCAGTATGCGGGCGCAGTGGAGTGGATTCACGGTTTGGGCCGGCAGTTGGCGGTGTTCATGCAGGATTACGACCTGATCCTCACACCGACCCTGGCCCGTGAACCGGCACCGATTGGGGAGCTGGACTTGCAGGACGACCGCTTGAGCCTCGATGAGCTGATCGAGCGGTTCCACAGCTACTCGCCGTTTACCGCCTTGTTCAACGCCAGCGGGCAACCGGCGATGTCAGTGCCCTTGCACTGGAGCGCAGCCGGCCTGCCGATGGGCGCCCACTTCGCCGGTCGTTTTGGCGAGGAAAGCACGTTGCTCGCCCTGGCCGCGCAACTGGAGCGCGCCCAGCCCTGGCGTGGTCGCGTACCGCCGGTCAATGCCTGCCGGTTGTCCGCTCAGGGGCTGTAA
- a CDS encoding sensor domain-containing diguanylate cyclase: MPVDLQALYPKLINLMLDTVFVVDSDNQIVFVSDACQALLGYRADELIGTLITRYMHPEDLARTRASIVRVMNGQPHVDFRNRYLRKDGSVVHILWAAFWSEEVGARIGVARDVTALTQAEEELRFLAHHDPLTALTNRSLFNDRLDRALQTAQVHNQRLALLFLDINDFKGINDMYGHAMGDRVLCVIARRLERCVRESDLVARMGGDEFTVLLTDIPSQEAIAAKVAQILAVMAEPLSAEFGAVKMPSCSVGVALYPVDGKDADMLLSHADDDMYRIKRQRFATE, encoded by the coding sequence ATGCCCGTTGACCTGCAAGCTCTCTACCCCAAACTGATCAACCTGATGCTGGATACGGTCTTTGTCGTCGACAGTGACAACCAGATCGTCTTTGTCAGCGATGCCTGCCAGGCACTGCTCGGCTACCGTGCCGACGAACTGATTGGCACCTTGATCACCCGCTACATGCACCCTGAAGACCTCGCACGCACCCGGGCCTCCATTGTCCGTGTCATGAATGGCCAGCCCCATGTGGACTTTCGCAACCGTTATCTGCGCAAGGACGGCAGCGTCGTGCACATTTTATGGGCAGCCTTCTGGTCCGAAGAGGTGGGCGCACGGATCGGTGTCGCACGGGACGTGACTGCCCTCACCCAGGCCGAGGAAGAGTTACGTTTCCTCGCCCATCATGATCCGCTGACGGCCCTCACCAACCGGTCGCTGTTCAATGATCGGCTGGACCGCGCCCTGCAAACCGCACAGGTCCACAACCAGAGACTGGCGTTGCTGTTTCTGGACATCAACGACTTCAAGGGCATCAATGACATGTATGGCCATGCTATGGGCGATCGTGTGCTGTGTGTGATCGCACGGCGTTTGGAGCGTTGCGTACGCGAGAGCGACCTGGTGGCCCGGATGGGCGGTGACGAATTCACCGTGCTGCTGACGGACATCCCATCCCAGGAAGCAATTGCCGCCAAGGTGGCGCAGATCCTCGCAGTCATGGCCGAGCCGCTGAGTGCCGAGTTTGGCGCGGTGAAGATGCCGTCCTGCAGTGTCGGCGTGGCGTTGTACCCGGTAGACGGCAAGGATGCCGACATGCTGCTCAGCCATGCCGACGACGATATGTACCGGATAAAAAGGCAACGCTTTGCAACCGAGTGA
- a CDS encoding TonB-dependent receptor, with translation MPAPLTLPRAKRVAAPYSLLPLLSAGLFAVHPLLHASENPALTLGTVSVQGTSDASGPLSTSSVLSSVDILGADILEKMPVNYSWELFSRAPGVMLTQFNQGTTSGKISFRGFNGEGEVNAVKLLIDGIPSNSNDGNMPFMDMIFPLELDSIEVVRGTSDPRYGLNNIAGNVNMLTRTGGEYTKARVRYGSYNTQETQLAKGIEGSNWTQNYFFAYQKSDGYRDHGVADKFSMSGKWFYTPDDNRYRIGLIARHYETEAQEPGYLSEDDARHHPTMTNSYNATDKGTRRMNQLSLHLDTELADTLSWSAKTYVNTFDDRRWTQYWRTSAQQERDAYETQYGALTSLTWRPQVSGLYDFALEGGADIQQQQNKSERYRTHNRARLAQTRDQQFDFDTYGAYVQAEIKPFESLKIIPAYRVDKIQGDFTNEMTGMAYDINDYGLIKQPKLSVVYSPWTVASVYANWGRTFQVGTGAAAYKIPPRDTDLAPSINEGWETGIKFTPADWIDGRVAYWQQQASGEVSRRLNDPSGESDNVGETRRWGYDAQLNLRPNDRTDIWMAYAWQYSKILKPSATLPNSKGQEIDHIPHHLYNAGVSYKATPALQLSAWLNGQTNYYLERENTKGTYGGYVLMNLGATYQVTRAVSVDLQLKNLTNRYYAYAWYDPDGARASLHSPGDGRALYTGVTLDF, from the coding sequence ATGCCTGCTCCATTGACTCTGCCTCGCGCAAAGCGCGTCGCTGCGCCTTATTCATTGTTACCCCTGCTTTCGGCGGGCCTGTTTGCAGTCCACCCGTTGCTTCACGCCAGCGAGAACCCGGCCCTGACCCTCGGTACCGTGTCCGTCCAGGGCACTTCCGACGCCAGTGGCCCGCTGAGCACCAGCAGCGTGCTCAGTTCCGTGGATATCCTCGGTGCCGACATCCTGGAAAAGATGCCGGTCAACTACAGCTGGGAGCTGTTCAGCCGTGCGCCGGGGGTGATGCTCACGCAGTTCAACCAAGGCACCACCTCCGGCAAGATCTCCTTTCGCGGCTTCAACGGCGAAGGTGAAGTGAATGCGGTGAAGCTGTTGATCGACGGCATCCCCAGCAACAGCAACGACGGCAACATGCCGTTCATGGACATGATTTTCCCCCTGGAACTGGACAGCATCGAGGTGGTACGTGGCACCAGCGATCCGCGCTATGGCCTGAACAATATCGCCGGCAACGTCAACATGCTGACCCGCACCGGTGGCGAGTACACCAAGGCGCGGGTGCGTTATGGCAGCTACAACACCCAGGAAACGCAACTGGCCAAAGGCATCGAAGGCAGCAATTGGACGCAGAACTACTTCTTCGCCTACCAGAAATCCGATGGCTACCGCGATCATGGCGTTGCAGATAAATTTTCGATGTCCGGCAAATGGTTCTACACCCCGGACGACAACCGTTACCGCATCGGCCTGATTGCCCGCCACTACGAAACCGAGGCGCAAGAGCCCGGCTACTTGAGTGAAGACGACGCCCGCCACCACCCGACCATGACCAACAGTTACAACGCCACCGACAAAGGCACCCGGCGGATGAACCAGCTCAGCCTGCACCTGGACACGGAACTGGCCGACACCCTGTCCTGGTCGGCAAAAACCTACGTCAATACCTTTGACGACCGACGCTGGACCCAATACTGGCGCACCAGCGCCCAGCAGGAACGCGACGCCTACGAAACCCAGTACGGCGCCCTTACCAGCCTGACCTGGCGCCCGCAGGTCAGTGGGTTGTATGACTTTGCCCTGGAAGGCGGCGCAGACATTCAACAGCAACAGAACAAAAGCGAGCGCTACCGCACACACAATCGCGCGCGCCTGGCACAGACCCGCGACCAGCAATTTGACTTCGACACCTACGGCGCCTACGTCCAGGCCGAGATCAAACCGTTCGAATCACTGAAAATCATCCCGGCGTACCGCGTGGACAAGATCCAGGGCGACTTCACCAACGAGATGACCGGCATGGCTTACGACATCAACGACTACGGGCTGATCAAACAACCCAAGCTCAGCGTGGTGTACTCGCCCTGGACGGTCGCCAGCGTCTACGCCAACTGGGGCCGGACATTCCAGGTGGGCACGGGTGCTGCGGCCTACAAGATTCCACCGCGGGACACCGACCTGGCGCCGTCGATCAACGAAGGCTGGGAAACCGGCATCAAGTTCACCCCCGCCGATTGGATCGATGGCCGCGTGGCCTATTGGCAACAGCAAGCCAGTGGCGAAGTCAGCCGCCGGCTCAACGACCCGAGTGGCGAATCGGATAACGTCGGCGAAACCCGGCGCTGGGGCTACGACGCGCAGCTCAACCTGCGCCCCAATGACCGCACCGATATCTGGATGGCCTACGCCTGGCAATACTCGAAAATCCTCAAGCCCAGTGCGACCTTGCCCAATAGCAAAGGCCAGGAAATCGACCATATCCCCCATCACCTCTACAACGCCGGCGTGAGCTACAAAGCCACCCCCGCCCTGCAACTAAGCGCCTGGCTGAACGGCCAGACGAACTACTACCTCGAACGCGAAAACACCAAGGGCACCTACGGCGGCTACGTGTTGATGAACCTCGGCGCCACGTATCAGGTGACGCGGGCGGTCAGTGTCGACCTGCAACTGAAAAACCTCACCAACCGCTACTACGCGTATGCCTGGTATGACCCGGACGGTGCCCGGGCCTCGTTGCATTCGCCGGGCGATGGCCGTGCGCTGTATACCGGGGTGACGCTGGACTTCTGA
- a CDS encoding DUF2946 family protein — protein MALFKRISPWVACLALLLNMLAMPLSRAMQTPDIGLMLWGGFCSGGTAQTLPPGFDKLLDPLKSGPSTPAMKHGDCCCGHAGLAALPSDYYRHLLPRYAPDTALDNPVLPTLHPRVRWPSLSPRASPVA, from the coding sequence ATGGCACTGTTCAAACGCATCAGCCCTTGGGTCGCCTGCCTGGCCCTGTTGCTGAACATGCTGGCAATGCCACTCAGTCGCGCCATGCAGACGCCGGATATCGGCTTGATGCTGTGGGGCGGGTTCTGCTCCGGGGGCACGGCACAAACACTGCCGCCCGGCTTCGATAAGCTGCTCGACCCGCTCAAGTCCGGCCCTTCGACCCCCGCGATGAAGCACGGCGATTGCTGCTGTGGCCATGCCGGGCTGGCGGCGCTGCCGAGCGACTATTACCGGCATTTGCTGCCGCGCTACGCCCCCGACACCGCCCTCGACAACCCTGTGTTGCCAACGCTGCACCCCAGGGTGCGCTGGCCCAGCCTGAGCCCCCGCGCCTCCCCTGTCGCCTGA
- a CDS encoding FadR/GntR family transcriptional regulator, producing MDYPNVQPTVRRRHRSLAEELVTELSRRICTGELARATKLPTESEVMAEHGVSRTVVREAISRLQASGLVETRHGVGTFVRDIPSPSGFRIDPDTIVTLQDVLAVLELRISLEVEAAGLACLGRTDQQLQVMRDSLDALNSRAVSADYAVTADFQFHQQIALATGNRYFTDIMLHLGVNILPRTRLHSKRLANANKEPYLERLSREHEDIYKAILRRDADAARAAMRLHLSNSRERMRRAYEAAAAELSNGPAAVNAPP from the coding sequence ATGGACTACCCGAACGTCCAGCCCACCGTTCGCCGCCGGCACCGCAGCCTGGCCGAAGAACTGGTCACCGAGCTTTCCCGGCGCATTTGCACTGGGGAATTGGCGCGTGCCACCAAGCTGCCCACCGAATCCGAGGTGATGGCCGAGCACGGCGTCAGTCGCACGGTGGTGCGTGAGGCCATTTCGCGCCTGCAAGCCTCGGGCCTGGTGGAAACCCGGCACGGTGTCGGCACGTTTGTGAGGGATATTCCCAGCCCCAGCGGGTTTCGGATCGACCCCGACACCATCGTGACCTTGCAGGATGTGCTGGCGGTGCTGGAATTGCGCATCAGCCTGGAAGTAGAAGCTGCCGGCCTGGCCTGCCTGGGGCGCACCGACCAGCAATTGCAGGTGATGCGTGACTCGCTGGATGCGCTCAACTCGCGGGCGGTGAGCGCCGATTATGCGGTGACGGCAGACTTTCAGTTTCACCAGCAGATCGCGCTGGCCACCGGCAATCGCTACTTCACCGACATCATGTTGCACCTGGGGGTCAACATCCTGCCGCGTACGCGCTTGCACTCAAAGCGCTTGGCCAACGCCAATAAAGAGCCTTACCTGGAGCGTTTGAGTCGCGAGCACGAGGACATCTACAAGGCCATTTTGCGCCGTGATGCCGACGCCGCACGGGCGGCGATGCGCCTGCACCTGTCTAACAGCCGCGAGCGTATGCGCCGGGCCTATGAAGCGGCCGCCGCCGAATTGTCGAACGGCCCGGCTGCGGTGAACGCGCCGCCCTGA